The DNA segment AGAGGTAAGTTCTAGCGTAGTTTTTTTTCGTAGTTGTTCTAAGCTGCCGTGCGCGCTCAACGCTCGTTCAACACGCGATCCACAAGTTCACGATCGTGGCGTGTCTTAATACACTTCTTGTACACTTTTATATACGATTATAATAGTCGTTAAGTGTAATTACTTTATATAACTTTTCTAAACGAACACTTGTATACTTTATTGTATTTCTTACGTAAGTTGTAGCTGTAGCCCATGAAATTTCGCATGAACCAGGTTTacctttttataaaaaaaatattttccaagaATCGAATTTATCATTATGAAATCGGTAATCTCAATAAGACCATCAAAGTTTCTTCTCAATaagcctgaaataaatgaatattttattataggcaattattttttcaagaaTTTTCAATTTGTTAATGAAAAGTTCTAAATAATCCCCTAGCCTAAGTCACCCCCATTCGGTTTTTATAAAACTCTGTATAAGTACtaagatatattttataaccagtttaatttcattgttaaattattactagTGAAACAAAAATGGCCATGCATTTTTTACGAACTTCGTGTCAAATTAATTGTAAATAGCAACAGTTTCTAGTCTATTGTTGTATTCTAAGAACTGCGTTTCCCGAAGTGTTGCACCACTTGACCTTACACCGAGCCATTTCCAATACGGATCGGAAAATCGACATCAACACTGTCTTGAATACTTATTACCCGGGTTTAAAGTCCACTTTTACGTGTGATTTGCACTTTTAGAACATCCTTGAAGCTTACCAATAAGGTGAATGTGTTTTTGGTGTTGGAATGTAGGTACCACACGATAATAGTTACGTGGTCCATTGCCATGATATTGGCATTGTCAGATAATTAAGGTTACCGAGTCTTATAATCTGGATGCCTATCGAGAACTCAAACGAATGGAacatttaataagtaatttgtGTCAAATTCATTCCAAATTCAGTGGTCATAAGAACTCATAACtcattctttatttattataatatatatcttCGCAGTCATATCCATACTTGATTTACAAGACCACTTACTACATTTTCCTTTTTgcactaatatttttttcacgcGGAAGTATTTAAACTAGTCAATAAATCTGTCTATCGTGACATTTGCCAAACAAAACACACTTTAATTTCAAGTTTGAGAATAATTTAAATGGAAATACTTCATTCAAATATCAGTTTCTATTTTAAAGCCATCTGCCCTTGTATAAATCTTAACGTAAATAGAAAAcgctacattatttatatcaCCTCCTTCAGATGTCTCAACACGCCTTTCCAAGTTTGCGGTTTTTCATAAAATGCTGCAGGATTTTCCTCAGTGAAATACCCAGAGGAAAATTAGCACAAATATTTCTATCATCTAAGTATTTCAAAAATAACGTAGCTCAAGAGCTCTTTGCCCAACGCAACGCGTCCCACATCATTGTAAACTATGTAATGCAGTTCATACTTACCTAGTCATTTATGTATGAACTGCTGCACTTGCACTGTCGAGCCGTGTGTAAcgtgtgtgttgtgttgttGCAGAGCTCGCTGTCGCTGGGCCCGAGCCTGTCGGAGCAGGGGCGCGGGGAGCGGCTGGCGGTGCTGCGCTACGAGCAGGTGCGGCGCCTGCACGACGTGATGGACGACGTGGTGGCCATCCCCGGCCGCTGCGGCTTCCCCACGCTGCACGTGCGCCTGCGCGAGCTGGTGGCCGGCGTGCGCGCGCGCCTGGAGCTGGCGCAGGCGGAGGGCGGCGCCGGCGTCACCGTGCGCGACGTGCGCCTCAACGGCGGCGCCGCCAGCCACGTGCTCGCCGACCGCCCGCAGCCCTACTCCGACATCGACCTCATCTTCACCGCCGACCTGCCTACGGCGCGCCACTGCGACCGCGTCAAGGCCGCCGTGCTGTCGCACCTGGCCGCGCTGCTGCCCCCCACcaccccgcgccgccgcgcctccCCCGCCTCGCTCAAGGAGGCCTACGTGTCCAAGATGGTCCGCGTCAACGTGGACGGCGACCGCTGGTCGCTCATCTCGCTCGGACACTCGCACGGCCACAAGTCCGTGGAGCTCAAGTTCGTGGACACGATGCGGCGCCAGTTCGAGTTCTCCGTGGACTCGTTCCAGATCGCGCTGGACTCGCTGCTGGCGTTCCACGAGGCGGCCGCGCTGCCCATCGGCGAGAACTTCTACCCGACCGTGGTGGGCGAGTCCGTGTACGGGGACTTCCACGAGTCGCTGCAGCACCTGCACGAGAAGCTGATCGCCACGCGCCAGCCGGAGGAGATCCGCGGCGGCGGGCTGCTCAAGTACTGCGCGCTGCTGGCCAAGGGCTACCGGCCGGCGCGGCCCGAGCGCATCAAGACGCTGGAGCGGTACATGTGCTCGCGCTTCTTCATCGACTTCCCCGAGCTGGGCCAGCAGCGCGCCAAGCTGGAGGCGTACCTGCGGAACCACTTCGTGGGGCGCGACGAGGAGGCGCTGAAGCCGCGCTACCTGACGCTGCTGCACGGGGTGGTGCGCGAGTCCACGGTGTGCCTCATGGGCCACGAGCGGCGCCAGACCCTCGCGCTCATCGAGCTGCTGGCGGCGCGCGAGCTGTGCgccgcgcggccgccgcccgTGCTGCTGGCGCCGCCCGGCTACTACGTGTGCGTGTGCGCGTGCCAGCTGTGCGCGTGCGCGTGCGCGgactgcgccgccgccgccgccgccgccgccgcgcaggCGCCGCGCGCGCTGTGCCTCGCGTGACCGCTGTCGCCGCACCAACCCTCCTTCGATCGATGATGAATTTAGTGCCAAATGTATATAAGTACGGATATAaagatatatgtatatgtatgatTCTCTATTGTCCCGCTGGCGAGTGTCGTTGTATATAGGGATCCGTGTCTATGATATAACGATGTATCTTCCGCTTCTCGTTGTCGGCCCTGCGCCGGGCGGGCGCTACGCTCGTGATGAGTTTGCCATACGACGTGACGTGACGTGGCGTGACGTGACGATTTCATCACCAAATGTGTGGAGACAATTTTGTGGAGTCAATTCGAGGTTTGCTCACCTTTCAAAGATCAATTTAGTTCCGTCAATTCCGCGACCCCGGCCCGCCGTCGCGCGGCGATCATCACACCAAAAACTGCACTGCACTTTTTgccaattatttttaaatctattattAGGTAGAACTATTATCTACTATAGGGAGACTGTAGTCTACGCTTACTAAACGGAACTAACGTGAAATAATTTCTAGTCGTACTCCTTTCGTGTTGATAGATCACTTAATATGTGAGCAGTACGAAAATTATTATACACGTTGAACGCTATAAAATGTAACAGTGTCTATAGTACATATTTCAGACATAGTCAACTCTATTGTGTAACCGATATTTTAGATAAAAAATTGTCTCCATAAAATTAGTGATATAAAGTTTtgagaatattttattgtgtataACTTTTGGCATTGTTACTGTTAGTGCATTCGCGGGCGAGTGGTGTTGAGCCGCCGGCCCGCGCGAGACAtctcttataaatatttattgttacttatataaaatgatTGTTGTCAATATCAAGTTACAATTCAGACAAGGAAGTTTAGGCCTATTATATACATCGTGTAATATTGTAGCGTTGTTGGGTTATTGAAGGAATGAGCGTTCCGTTTATTGCTATGggatacatatattataaagatgtattttactatgtatttataaactaaaGAATAGTATATTATACAATTTCTCCTATTTCTTGATTGCTATAGTATTGTATACGGCTTGGCTCGAtcgtaatattaaaaaaacaaaaatccaaaaaaaaactaagttgtGTACAATATTAAAGATTATTcacatttaaaacaaatattttaagagAATTTACAAGTAGCAGTCATGATAGTAACAGAGTACTTATGATTTTTAACTTTTCATTCAATTTCATGTAAACGAGTAgattgtttgaaaaaaatgtgaTTTAAATTGTTGTAGTGTTAACTTACTGTTGTCGAAggattattatataattacatAACATTTATTATGTAGAATAAATCCAATAGAGAGATATATACTATTATTGTTGTACTTTAAAGGATTCTAGTTATACGAATGAAGTTTTAACAGTCCGGCCAAATCGTGCATGTCATATTAAGATGAATTTGCCAATAcatattcaaagaaaaaaatatatgtatacatactaGTATTGCATGGAAATCTTTATAGCAAGTAAGCACTTTGTTATTCAATTTTTGAgtagattaaatatattattatcccGTGAATCAAGTACAAGCCGCTTCTAGTATAATCTCTATCGATACTTCGAAACAGTGTCAGGACTTAAATGTTGAACGAATTTCTTACTTTGCTCACTGTCGAACCAAAATTGAGAtctcatttttattaattcctcaaaaaatatatataaaatcaaCTTGTGAAGATCGTTGAGTAACTTGAGGTGTTTCAACAGACTGTCTAAATTCAAGTGTATATTGTTACTGGACGTAGTCCATCACGACACGACCACTGATGATGAACCTCGAACTCAACTTCATAGTTGtctgtacttatacataaatgaAGTACATAATGTGTAGCTAACAGAATCTAAAACATATTCCATTTTGAATAAGAGTGAATATAAGTTAATTATTACTCTAGCTAGTATATCGACTCGCTATATCGAAACAGGCGCCTAAGTTGTGAATTGTAGTGTTTTTCGACAGGTATTTTTAATgtcttttataataaatatgactATTATAAATAGCTGTGATTGTAATATTGTTCTTCGTAGATCAGGTTGACGTTTGTCTCC comes from the Plutella xylostella chromosome 9, ilPluXylo3.1, whole genome shotgun sequence genome and includes:
- the LOC105386600 gene encoding terminal nucleotidyltransferase 5C isoform X1, which produces MEPEVGLDDDGYEFDSSKIPEIVTPDEMNESGYQEGSEQSYGERRDSKEGFGGEGDSDSGVDGVSSGCSVADDCPVVSVNDVVAYYDDIRPRRRAAPLNYYSVDIERMVLDTAQSSLSLGPSLSEQGRGERLAVLRYEQVRRLHDVMDDVVAIPGRCGFPTLHVRLRELVAGVRARLELAQAEGGAGVTVRDVRLNGGAASHVLADRPQPYSDIDLIFTADLPTARHCDRVKAAVLSHLAALLPPTTPRRRASPASLKEAYVSKMVRVNVDGDRWSLISLGHSHGHKSVELKFVDTMRRQFEFSVDSFQIALDSLLAFHEAAALPIGENFYPTVVGESVYGDFHESLQHLHEKLIATRQPEEIRGGGLLKYCALLAKGYRPARPERIKTLERYMCSRFFIDFPELGQQRAKLEAYLRNHFVGRDEEALKPRYLTLLHGVVRESTVCLMGHERRQTLALIELLAARELCAARPPPVLLAPPGYYVCVCACQLCACACADCAAAAAAAAAQAPRALCLA
- the LOC105386600 gene encoding terminal nucleotidyltransferase 5C isoform X2; translated protein: MGVIKVTPDAASLISACDLLDDMKSSLSLGPSLSEQGRGERLAVLRYEQVRRLHDVMDDVVAIPGRCGFPTLHVRLRELVAGVRARLELAQAEGGAGVTVRDVRLNGGAASHVLADRPQPYSDIDLIFTADLPTARHCDRVKAAVLSHLAALLPPTTPRRRASPASLKEAYVSKMVRVNVDGDRWSLISLGHSHGHKSVELKFVDTMRRQFEFSVDSFQIALDSLLAFHEAAALPIGENFYPTVVGESVYGDFHESLQHLHEKLIATRQPEEIRGGGLLKYCALLAKGYRPARPERIKTLERYMCSRFFIDFPELGQQRAKLEAYLRNHFVGRDEEALKPRYLTLLHGVVRESTVCLMGHERRQTLALIELLAARELCAARPPPVLLAPPGYYVCVCACQLCACACADCAAAAAAAAAQAPRALCLA